The following proteins are co-located in the Hydrogenophaga sp. RAC07 genome:
- a CDS encoding polysaccharide deacetylase family protein, which translates to MSAQYLGPLPDHGRFDYRPITRRADYRWPNGARLAVYLGFNIEHFAFGEGLGAGIGPASPQPDVLNHSWREYGNRVGAWRCLELFDQLGLPTAALINTALYDHCPELVAAFVARGDELVGHGHSNAERQGVLPEAAERELLVLCRDRMQAASGADVKGWLSPWISESRSTPDLLAETGYTYTLNWCHDDQPMRMRTRGGQGLWAVPYPQELNDIPMIVARQMDGKDFAQMIIDNTDEMLEQARTQPLVQGIALHPYLVGQPYRLRHLRRALQHLCAARDRGEVWFTTPGAICEHVNGLALNDPSSFA; encoded by the coding sequence ATGTCAGCTCAATACCTCGGCCCTTTGCCCGATCACGGGCGCTTCGACTACCGCCCGATCACGCGCCGGGCCGACTACCGTTGGCCCAACGGTGCACGCCTGGCCGTGTACCTCGGCTTCAACATCGAGCACTTCGCGTTCGGTGAAGGCCTGGGCGCCGGCATCGGCCCGGCCTCGCCGCAGCCCGATGTGCTCAATCACAGCTGGCGCGAATACGGCAACCGCGTGGGCGCCTGGCGCTGCCTCGAACTCTTCGACCAGCTCGGCCTGCCCACGGCCGCGCTCATCAACACCGCGCTTTACGACCACTGCCCCGAGCTGGTGGCGGCCTTCGTCGCGCGCGGCGACGAGCTGGTGGGCCACGGCCACAGCAACGCCGAGCGCCAAGGCGTGCTGCCCGAAGCGGCCGAGCGTGAGCTGCTCGTGCTGTGCCGCGATCGCATGCAAGCCGCAAGCGGTGCGGACGTGAAAGGCTGGCTCTCGCCCTGGATTTCCGAGAGCCGCAGCACGCCGGATCTGCTCGCCGAGACCGGCTACACCTACACGCTGAACTGGTGCCACGACGACCAGCCCATGCGCATGCGCACGCGAGGCGGTCAGGGCCTGTGGGCCGTGCCCTATCCGCAGGAGCTCAACGACATTCCCATGATCGTGGCGCGCCAGATGGACGGCAAGGACTTCGCGCAGATGATCATCGACAACACCGACGAGATGCTGGAGCAGGCGCGCACGCAGCCGCTGGTGCAAGGCATCGCGCTGCACCCTTATCTGGTGGGTCAACCCTACCGCCTGCGCCACCTGCGCCGCGCGCTGCAACACCTGTGCGCCGCGCGCGACCGCGGCGAGGTCTGGTTCACCACGCCGGGTGCGATCTGCGAGCACGTGAACGGCCTGGCGCTGAACGACCCCTCTTCCTTTGCATGA
- a CDS encoding GntR family transcriptional regulator, whose amino-acid sequence MARTAEPPAPEAADDDVEERIYRAVFDSVMSQRLAPGTKLPEAPLCELFGVSRAVVRKVLQKLAHDHIVQLRPNRGAIVAVPTREETQQIFEARRALEAAIVRLVAERATPADLKALRKQLKEEHQVMHRFDQPSWARLASAYHLRLAELSGNAILQRYLIEIVSRCSLIVAVHQPPGNAACEHDEHERIVDCIARGDADEAVALMDQHLRDLERHLMLERPAEPHGLAHMLGLG is encoded by the coding sequence ATGGCCAGAACCGCTGAACCCCCGGCTCCCGAAGCCGCCGACGACGACGTGGAAGAGCGCATCTACCGCGCCGTGTTCGACAGCGTCATGAGCCAGCGCCTGGCGCCCGGCACCAAGCTGCCCGAGGCGCCGCTGTGCGAGCTGTTCGGCGTGAGCCGCGCGGTGGTGCGCAAGGTGCTGCAGAAGCTTGCGCACGACCACATCGTGCAGCTGCGGCCCAACCGTGGCGCCATCGTGGCCGTGCCCACGCGCGAGGAAACGCAGCAGATCTTTGAAGCGCGCCGCGCGCTGGAAGCCGCCATCGTGCGGCTGGTGGCCGAACGCGCCACGCCGGCCGACCTGAAGGCGCTGCGCAAGCAGTTGAAAGAAGAACACCAGGTGATGCACCGTTTCGACCAACCGTCGTGGGCGCGCCTGGCCAGCGCCTACCACCTGCGCCTGGCCGAGCTCTCGGGCAACGCCATCCTGCAGCGCTACCTGATCGAGATCGTCTCGCGCTGCTCGCTCATCGTGGCGGTGCACCAGCCGCCGGGCAACGCGGCCTGCGAGCACGACGAACACGAACGCATCGTGGACTGCATCGCGCGCGGCGACGCCGATGAGGCCGTGGCCCTGATGGACCAGCACCTGCGCGACCTGGAGCGCCACCTGATGCTGGAGCGTCCCGCCGAGCCGCACGGGCTGGCGCACATGCTGGGTCTGGGTTAG
- a CDS encoding protein-L-isoaspartate(D-aspartate) O-methyltransferase: MANVKPAPRPAIKTAPPVRSVVPSGVGMDSVAVRAAMVRKIQAQGVSHAGVLAALQAVERHRFVDTALVNQAYEDTSLPIGLGQTISKPGVVARMIELLCAGHTGKLGRVLEIGTGCGYQAAVLAHVAREVYSIERLRGLHEKARENLRAFRISNLHLLFGDGMLGYAKGAPYAAIIAAAGGNDIPQAWIDQLAVGGRLVAPAVTAAGKQNLVVVDKTATGTVRTELEAVFFVPLKSGIA, translated from the coding sequence CTGGCCAACGTCAAACCCGCGCCGCGCCCGGCCATCAAAACCGCCCCCCCGGTGCGGTCGGTGGTGCCCAGTGGCGTGGGCATGGACTCTGTGGCGGTGCGTGCGGCCATGGTGCGCAAGATCCAGGCGCAGGGCGTGAGCCACGCCGGCGTGCTTGCGGCCTTGCAGGCGGTGGAGCGGCACCGGTTTGTCGACACCGCGCTGGTCAACCAGGCCTACGAGGACACCAGCTTGCCGATCGGCCTGGGGCAGACCATTTCCAAGCCCGGCGTCGTGGCCCGCATGATCGAGCTGCTGTGTGCCGGTCACACCGGCAAACTGGGCCGTGTGCTGGAAATCGGCACCGGCTGCGGCTACCAGGCGGCGGTGCTGGCCCATGTGGCGCGCGAGGTCTACAGCATCGAACGCCTGCGCGGCCTGCACGAAAAAGCGCGCGAGAACCTTCGCGCCTTCCGCATCTCCAATCTGCACCTGTTGTTCGGCGACGGCATGCTCGGGTACGCCAAGGGGGCTCCTTATGCCGCCATCATTGCCGCCGCCGGGGGCAACGACATTCCCCAGGCCTGGATCGACCAGCTGGCCGTGGGTGGCCGCCTGGTGGCGCCGGCGGTCACCGCGGCGGGCAAACAAAACCTGGTGGTGGTGGACAAAACCGCCACCGGCACCGTTCGCACCGAGCTGGAGGCCGTGTTTTTTGTGCCTCTAAAATCGGGCATCGCATGA
- a CDS encoding serine/threonine protein kinase, with the protein MKPTSPPGTSGRPAHPKYLGRYELREVLGKGVHATVWLAHDPRLDRQVAIKVMQAVRPGAGAAMEPWLREARHVARLSHPHIATLFEADVIDGQPSLVFEYVAGQTLAAHLLDKGAMPATDAVALMLSVLDALQSAHAAGVVHRDLKPSNILLDRNLRPKVTDFGIAARMGTAEVDAATVQGTPGYLSPEAATGQAATDTSDVFSAALVLAEMLFGQALVDGRDTYRAIYRVTHEDLALPQDGVHDVDDALRTLLMRALARDARRRIASAEALAQALREWQGQQQDSSTPEPQASHATLGFLLRRMRHKSDFPAMSESIGRVQSMASSENESLNSLTSEILKDVALTNKLLRLVNTPQFAHAGGGSISTVSRAVSLIGFVGIRNMAMSLVLLEHMQNKAHANLLKVEFLRALLAGSLASDLCALSREGEEVFIGSLFQNLGRLLTEFYFPEEAQEMRKGVASGKSEDVAALGVLGMTCEDLGLGVARVWDLPASIQRLMRKPAGNPPTRAPADTEERLRWLCLAANDMADAFLHKEGDALARELARLSSRYAGGLGLEGKHIQTVALAAREKLAQTAEAMGVHVSSDSPAARLLRPAQIKELPVDSLQPLELTAEPAPDEPETAQPSPPPRAVSADLLATGIQDITNAMVEDFELNDVLRMVLETMYRALGFRRVLFCLRDAATQSLTGRFGLGEDAASVAKLFRVPLKDAQDLFGMVCNKGLDTLIRDAGVPNVAQKLPVWYRSQINAPAFLLLPLQLKGTPFGLIYADKASASDIALDEKELALLKTLRNQAVMAFRQSRP; encoded by the coding sequence GTGAAACCCACCTCGCCCCCCGGCACCAGCGGCCGCCCCGCCCACCCGAAGTACCTGGGCAGGTACGAACTGCGCGAGGTGTTGGGCAAAGGCGTGCACGCCACGGTGTGGCTGGCCCACGACCCCCGACTGGACCGGCAGGTCGCCATCAAGGTGATGCAGGCGGTGCGGCCGGGCGCGGGCGCCGCCATGGAACCCTGGCTGCGCGAAGCGCGCCACGTGGCCCGGCTCTCGCACCCCCACATTGCCACCCTCTTTGAAGCCGACGTGATCGACGGCCAGCCTTCGCTGGTGTTCGAGTACGTGGCGGGCCAGACCCTGGCGGCCCACCTGCTGGACAAGGGAGCCATGCCCGCCACCGACGCCGTGGCCCTGATGCTGTCGGTGCTCGATGCGCTGCAGTCGGCGCACGCGGCCGGGGTGGTGCACCGCGACCTCAAGCCCTCGAACATCCTGCTCGACCGCAACCTGCGTCCCAAGGTCACCGACTTCGGCATCGCAGCGCGCATGGGCACCGCCGAGGTGGACGCCGCCACGGTGCAGGGCACGCCGGGGTATTTGTCGCCCGAAGCCGCCACCGGACAGGCGGCCACCGACACCAGCGACGTCTTCAGCGCCGCGCTGGTGCTCGCTGAAATGCTGTTCGGTCAAGCCTTGGTGGATGGTCGCGACACCTACCGTGCGATCTACCGCGTGACCCATGAAGACCTGGCGCTGCCGCAGGACGGCGTGCACGACGTGGACGACGCGCTGCGCACCCTGCTCATGCGCGCACTCGCGCGCGACGCACGCCGGCGCATCGCCAGCGCAGAAGCGCTGGCCCAGGCGCTGCGCGAGTGGCAAGGCCAACAGCAGGACAGCAGCACCCCCGAGCCGCAGGCCAGCCACGCCACGCTGGGATTTCTGCTGCGGCGCATGCGCCACAAAAGCGATTTCCCCGCCATGTCCGAATCCATCGGGCGCGTGCAGAGCATGGCCTCGTCCGAAAACGAAAGCCTGAATTCACTGACCAGCGAAATCCTCAAGGATGTGGCGCTCACCAACAAGCTGCTGCGCCTGGTCAACACCCCGCAGTTCGCGCACGCCGGTGGCGGCAGCATCAGCACGGTGTCGCGCGCGGTGAGCCTCATCGGTTTTGTGGGCATCCGCAACATGGCCATGAGCCTTGTACTGCTCGAACACATGCAGAACAAGGCCCACGCCAACCTGCTCAAGGTCGAGTTCCTGCGCGCGCTGCTGGCGGGTTCGCTGGCCAGCGACCTGTGCGCCCTCTCGCGCGAAGGCGAAGAGGTGTTCATCGGTTCGTTGTTCCAGAACCTGGGCCGCCTGCTCACCGAGTTCTACTTTCCCGAAGAAGCGCAAGAGATGCGCAAGGGTGTGGCCAGCGGCAAGAGCGAAGACGTGGCGGCACTCGGTGTACTCGGTATGACCTGCGAAGACCTGGGCCTGGGCGTGGCCCGCGTGTGGGACCTGCCCGCAAGCATCCAGCGCCTGATGCGCAAACCCGCGGGCAACCCGCCCACGCGCGCACCGGCCGACACCGAAGAGCGCCTGCGCTGGCTGTGTCTGGCGGCCAACGACATGGCCGATGCCTTCCTGCACAAGGAAGGCGATGCACTGGCGCGCGAACTGGCCCGCTTGTCCAGCCGCTACGCCGGCGGCCTGGGCCTGGAGGGCAAACACATCCAGACCGTGGCCCTGGCCGCGCGGGAAAAACTAGCGCAGACCGCCGAGGCCATGGGCGTGCACGTGAGCAGCGATTCGCCCGCCGCCCGGCTGCTGCGCCCGGCGCAGATCAAGGAGCTGCCCGTCGACTCCTTGCAGCCCCTGGAGCTCACGGCCGAGCCCGCACCGGACGAGCCCGAGACCGCGCAGCCCTCGCCTCCGCCACGCGCCGTGTCGGCCGATCTGCTGGCCACCGGCATCCAGGACATCACCAACGCCATGGTGGAAGACTTTGAACTCAACGACGTCTTGCGCATGGTGCTGGAGACCATGTACCGTGCCCTGGGATTTCGCCGCGTGCTGTTCTGCCTGCGCGACGCGGCCACACAAAGCCTCACGGGCCGTTTTGGCCTGGGCGAAGACGCGGCCTCGGTGGCCAAGCTGTTTCGCGTGCCGCTCAAGGATGCGCAGGACCTCTTCGGCATGGTGTGCAACAAAGGGCTGGACACGCTGATCCGCGATGCCGGTGTGCCCAACGTGGCGCAGAAGCTGCCTGTCTGGTACCGCAGCCAGATCAACGCGCCGGCCTTCCTGCTGCTACCCCTGCAGCTCAAGGGCACGCCCTTCGGCCTGATCTACGCCGACAAGGCCAGCGCCTCCGACATCGCGCTCGACGAGAAAGAGCTCGCGCTGCTCAAGACGCTGCGCAACCAGGCGGTGATGGCGTTTCGCCAGTCACGGCCGTAG
- a CDS encoding peptidoglycan DD-metalloendopeptidase family protein gives MRFPLAPTVPREQRRSPWQVAAVAAVAAVVLVTAGCSTRRVSGPAPVEDRGLARPPAAVVLPGAENAGKPGYYTVKPGDTLYRIALDSGQNWRDLQAWNSLANANAIEVGQVLRVQPPAPIVAQPAPATGVASTPVNPAGVVSRPLTDTAPVAPAAAPIPAPAPAPAPASAGADELNFVWPAQGTVVSNFDEATNKGVSIAGKIGDPVVAAADGRVVYAGAGLRGYGNLIILKHNNTYLTAYAHNQALLVREDQAVRQGQKIAEMGSSDTDRVKLHFEVRRLGKPVDPIGYLPKR, from the coding sequence ATGCGTTTTCCCCTGGCACCGACCGTGCCCCGCGAACAGCGCCGTTCTCCATGGCAGGTGGCTGCCGTGGCCGCTGTTGCCGCGGTTGTGCTGGTCACGGCCGGCTGTTCGACCCGCCGCGTGTCCGGCCCCGCGCCGGTGGAAGACCGGGGTTTGGCCCGTCCCCCGGCTGCCGTGGTGCTGCCTGGTGCCGAAAATGCCGGCAAACCTGGCTACTACACCGTGAAACCCGGCGACACGCTCTACCGCATTGCGCTGGACAGCGGCCAGAACTGGCGCGATCTCCAGGCCTGGAACAGCCTGGCCAATGCCAATGCCATCGAAGTCGGCCAGGTGCTGCGTGTGCAACCGCCGGCACCGATCGTGGCCCAGCCAGCACCCGCCACCGGTGTGGCCAGCACGCCGGTCAACCCGGCCGGTGTGGTGTCGCGTCCGCTCACCGACACCGCGCCCGTGGCGCCCGCCGCCGCGCCCATTCCCGCCCCGGCCCCCGCACCTGCACCCGCCTCGGCAGGTGCGGACGAACTCAATTTCGTGTGGCCGGCCCAGGGCACGGTGGTGTCCAACTTCGATGAGGCGACGAACAAGGGTGTGTCGATCGCCGGCAAGATCGGTGACCCGGTGGTGGCCGCCGCTGACGGCCGGGTGGTGTACGCCGGAGCCGGTCTGCGGGGCTACGGCAACCTCATCATCTTGAAGCACAACAACACCTACCTCACGGCTTACGCGCACAACCAGGCTTTGCTGGTGCGCGAAGACCAGGCCGTGCGCCAGGGCCAGAAGATCGCCGAGATGGGCAGCAGCGACACCGACCGCGTGAAGTTGCATTTCGAGGTGCGCCGCCTGGGCAAACCGGTCGATCCGATCGGTTATCTGCCCAAACGCTGA
- a CDS encoding amidase, with product MSFPLVDTVGAWVPHGRFVIEPGASGPLDGLTFAAKDVFHVAGHPTGAGNPTWLATHAVPTAHSPVVARLLGAGATLMGKVLTDELAYSLHGDNAHYGTPVNSAAPERVTGGSSSGSCAAVAARLVDFALGTDTGGSTRVPASYAGLWGLRTTHGLVSAEGLVPLHPAFDTVTWLAFDATTFERVAAVLLPRSDFAPTRVLVPQDAWDLADPVFAEPLQRARDALASLLHTEPQTLRVAGDSPLAEWRQTYATAGAFEGWATHGAWITEHQPVFGAAIGARWKAASAVTGEAAAAARAQAATVRQQVRALLGSDGVAVLPSAASLAPRRDADPADVDAVRLRTMAITCIAGLAGLPQVSLPLTLADGTVLGVSLLGPAGSDLELIKLAVQLQGALNGQNR from the coding sequence ATGAGTTTCCCCCTTGTTGACACCGTGGGCGCCTGGGTGCCCCACGGCCGTTTCGTGATCGAGCCCGGCGCCAGCGGCCCGCTGGACGGCCTGACGTTCGCCGCCAAGGACGTGTTCCACGTGGCGGGCCACCCCACCGGCGCCGGCAACCCCACCTGGCTGGCCACGCACGCTGTGCCCACGGCGCACAGCCCCGTGGTGGCGCGGCTGCTGGGAGCCGGCGCCACGCTCATGGGCAAGGTGCTCACCGACGAGCTGGCCTACAGCCTGCACGGCGACAACGCGCACTACGGCACACCCGTCAACAGCGCCGCGCCTGAACGTGTGACGGGCGGCTCGTCCAGCGGCTCGTGTGCCGCGGTGGCCGCGCGCCTGGTGGACTTTGCGCTGGGAACCGACACGGGAGGCTCCACCCGCGTGCCGGCGAGCTACGCCGGGCTCTGGGGCCTGCGCACCACCCACGGCCTGGTGTCGGCCGAGGGCCTGGTGCCCTTGCATCCTGCGTTCGACACCGTGACCTGGCTGGCGTTTGATGCCACCACCTTCGAGCGCGTGGCCGCCGTGCTGCTGCCGCGCAGCGACTTCGCACCCACGCGCGTGCTGGTGCCGCAAGACGCCTGGGACCTGGCCGACCCGGTGTTCGCCGAGCCGCTGCAGCGCGCCCGCGATGCGCTGGCCTCGCTGCTCCACACCGAGCCGCAGACCTTGCGCGTGGCCGGCGACAGTCCGCTCGCCGAGTGGCGCCAGACCTACGCCACCGCCGGCGCCTTTGAGGGCTGGGCCACGCACGGTGCCTGGATCACCGAGCACCAGCCGGTGTTCGGTGCGGCCATCGGGGCGCGCTGGAAAGCGGCCAGTGCCGTGACCGGCGAGGCCGCCGCTGCCGCGCGGGCGCAGGCCGCCACGGTTCGCCAGCAGGTGAGGGCGCTGCTGGGCAGCGACGGCGTGGCCGTGCTGCCGTCGGCCGCGAGCCTGGCACCACGCCGCGATGCCGACCCCGCCGACGTGGACGCGGTGCGCCTGCGCACCATGGCCATCACCTGCATCGCCGGCCTGGCCGGATTGCCGCAGGTGAGTTTGCCGCTCACGTTGGCAGACGGCACCGTGCTGGGCGTCTCGCTGCTCGGTCCGGCCGGCAGCGACCTTGAACTCATCAAACTGGCGGTGCAACTGCAAGGAGCGCTGAATGGCCAGAACCGCTGA
- a CDS encoding 3'-5' exonuclease: MAWPVLVFDIESIPDVDGLRALRGAPADHSDEQVYAAWLAERKDKGQSDFMPLHLQRVLVISCVFRNAEGLRIHSFVDRDGQSEGKVVQTFFQAVEKHTPQLVSWNGGGFDLPVLHYRGLRHGVEASKYWDLGEDDREFKWNNYISRYHMRHLDLMDLLAMYSPKNNAPLDAMAKLCGFPGKLGMDGSQVYAQYLAGQTEDIRRYCETDVMNTYLVYCRFQKMRGGLTEAEYEQEIVMVKETLGNLAPEEAHWGEYLKAWA; the protein is encoded by the coding sequence ATGGCCTGGCCGGTGCTCGTTTTCGACATCGAGTCCATTCCCGACGTCGATGGCCTGCGCGCCTTGCGTGGTGCGCCGGCCGACCACAGCGACGAGCAGGTGTACGCGGCCTGGCTGGCCGAACGCAAGGACAAAGGCCAGAGCGACTTCATGCCGCTGCACCTGCAGCGCGTGCTGGTCATCAGCTGTGTGTTCCGCAACGCCGAGGGCCTGCGCATCCACTCCTTTGTGGACCGCGACGGCCAGAGCGAAGGCAAGGTGGTGCAGACCTTCTTTCAAGCGGTGGAGAAACACACGCCGCAACTGGTGAGCTGGAATGGCGGCGGGTTTGATCTGCCGGTGCTGCACTACCGCGGCCTGCGCCATGGCGTGGAGGCCAGCAAGTACTGGGACCTCGGCGAAGACGACCGCGAGTTCAAGTGGAACAACTACATCAGCCGCTACCACATGCGCCACTTGGATCTGATGGACCTGCTGGCCATGTACTCGCCCAAGAACAACGCGCCGCTGGACGCTATGGCCAAGCTCTGCGGCTTTCCCGGCAAGCTCGGCATGGACGGTTCGCAGGTGTATGCGCAGTACCTTGCCGGGCAGACCGAGGACATCCGGCGCTACTGCGAGACCGACGTGATGAACACCTACCTCGTGTACTGCCGTTTCCAGAAGATGCGCGGCGGCCTGACCGAAGCCGAGTACGAACAGGAGATCGTGATGGTGAAGGAGACGCTGGGCAATCTGGCGCCTGAAGAGGCTCACTGGGGCGAATATCTCAAGGCCTGGGCCTGA
- a CDS encoding ABC transporter substrate-binding protein: MSSSVFSTRRTLLAAGFALASTTLAGQALAQSGEPIKLGLVTALSGQSALAGESITRGMQIAIDEINAKGGLLGGRKLELVRRDDEANPAKGVIAARELIYREKVAVVFGGLDTPVSMAIVPLINQEKVPFMGPWAAGTGITKNGAEANYAFRVSAVDEIVDVGMLAYAQKTFSAKKPGLILVNNPWGESNEKGLKAAMAAKGVVPAGVEKFEANDVDMVPQLTRLKAAGADALFMVGNVGPSAQVVKSLDRMGWKVPVVSHWGPAGGRFTELAGPNAKEVHFVQTYSFFGKQGPVGERVIKAMMAKYPNVKTPADISPAVGVANAYDATHLAALAIQAAGSTQGEAVRQGFYKIEKYEGLIKTYNKPFTPAVHDAVTSNDYVWAQFIDNRIVPVGTVN; encoded by the coding sequence ATGTCCTCTTCTGTCTTCTCCACCCGCCGCACCCTGCTCGCCGCCGGCTTCGCGCTCGCCAGCACCACGCTCGCCGGCCAGGCCCTGGCCCAGTCGGGTGAGCCCATCAAGCTCGGACTGGTCACCGCGTTGTCGGGCCAGTCGGCCCTGGCCGGTGAATCCATCACACGCGGCATGCAGATCGCCATCGACGAGATCAACGCCAAGGGCGGCCTGCTCGGCGGCCGCAAGCTGGAGCTGGTGCGCCGCGACGACGAGGCCAACCCGGCCAAGGGCGTGATCGCCGCGCGCGAACTGATCTACCGCGAGAAGGTGGCGGTGGTGTTTGGTGGCCTGGACACCCCGGTGTCCATGGCCATCGTGCCGCTGATCAACCAGGAAAAGGTGCCGTTCATGGGCCCTTGGGCCGCAGGCACCGGCATCACCAAGAACGGTGCCGAAGCCAACTACGCCTTCCGCGTCTCGGCGGTGGACGAGATCGTGGACGTGGGCATGCTGGCCTACGCGCAGAAGACCTTCAGCGCCAAGAAGCCCGGCCTGATCCTCGTGAACAACCCCTGGGGCGAGAGCAACGAAAAAGGCCTGAAGGCCGCGATGGCGGCCAAGGGTGTGGTGCCCGCCGGTGTGGAGAAATTTGAAGCCAACGACGTGGACATGGTCCCGCAGCTCACGCGCCTGAAGGCCGCCGGCGCCGACGCCCTGTTCATGGTCGGCAACGTCGGCCCATCGGCGCAGGTGGTCAAGTCGCTCGACCGCATGGGCTGGAAGGTGCCGGTGGTCTCGCATTGGGGCCCCGCCGGTGGCCGCTTCACCGAACTCGCCGGCCCGAACGCCAAGGAAGTCCACTTCGTGCAGACCTACAGCTTCTTCGGCAAGCAGGGCCCGGTGGGCGAGCGTGTGATCAAGGCCATGATGGCCAAGTACCCCAACGTGAAAACCCCGGCCGACATTTCGCCGGCCGTGGGTGTGGCCAACGCCTACGACGCCACCCACCTCGCCGCCCTCGCCATCCAGGCCGCCGGCTCCACGCAGGGTGAGGCGGTGCGCCAGGGCTTCTACAAGATCGAGAAGTACGAAGGCCTGATCAAGACCTACAACAAGCCGTTCACCCCGGCCGTGCACGACGCGGTGACCTCCAACGACTATGTGTGGGCGCAGTTCATCGACAACCGCATCGTGCCTGTGGGCACTGTGAACTGA
- the surE gene encoding 5'/3'-nucleotidase SurE: MKILISNDDGYQAPGLVALYEALKGLAEVEVVAPEHNNSAKSNALTLHSPLYVHTAHNGFRYVNGTPADCVHIALTGLLGYRPDLVVSGINNGANMGDDTIYSGTVGAAMEGYLFGIPAIAFSQTEKGWGHLDDAGQMAARLVAQLLPSLENGAPVEPWLLNVNIPNRPIAAIKGFKVARLGRRHAAEQVISQTNPRGDTMYWIGSAGKAKDDADGTDFHAAVQGYATITPLKVDLTDHERLAYWAPTAASLSAPPEAVVAGGAGS; this comes from the coding sequence ATGAAAATTCTCATCTCCAACGACGATGGTTACCAGGCGCCCGGCCTCGTGGCGCTGTATGAAGCCCTCAAGGGGCTGGCCGAGGTGGAGGTGGTGGCGCCCGAGCACAACAACAGTGCCAAATCCAACGCGCTGACCCTGCATTCCCCGCTGTATGTGCACACTGCGCACAACGGTTTCCGCTACGTCAACGGCACGCCGGCCGATTGCGTGCACATCGCGCTCACCGGCCTGCTGGGCTACCGGCCCGATCTGGTGGTTTCGGGCATCAACAACGGCGCCAACATGGGCGACGACACCATTTATTCGGGCACGGTGGGCGCTGCCATGGAGGGTTACCTCTTCGGCATTCCGGCCATTGCGTTTTCGCAGACCGAAAAGGGCTGGGGGCACCTGGACGATGCGGGCCAGATGGCTGCGCGCCTGGTGGCGCAGCTGCTGCCCTCGCTGGAGAACGGCGCGCCGGTGGAGCCCTGGCTGCTCAACGTGAACATCCCCAACCGACCCATCGCCGCCATCAAGGGCTTCAAGGTCGCGCGCCTGGGCCGGCGCCACGCGGCCGAGCAGGTGATTTCGCAGACCAACCCGCGCGGCGACACCATGTATTGGATCGGCAGCGCCGGCAAGGCCAAGGACGATGCGGACGGCACCGATTTCCATGCCGCCGTGCAGGGTTACGCCACCATCACGCCGCTGAAGGTCGACCTCACCGACCACGAGCGCCTGGCCTACTGGGCACCCACAGCCGCCAGCCTGTCGGCGCCGCCCGAGGCGGTGGTTGCCGGGGGAGCAGGCTCTTGA
- a CDS encoding NADPH:quinone oxidoreductase family protein — protein sequence MHAWLCENPVGVDALTWKELPTPEPKAGEVLIEIQAASLNFPDLLIVQNKYQMKPPLPFVPGSEYAGVVRAVGEGVKHLQVGQSVACLSGTGGFGTHTIAPAALCMPLPAGFPAVDAAAFIMIYATSWHALMDRAALKAGETVLILGAAGGVGTAAIQIAKAAGARVIAAASSDEKCDLCKQLGADATINYSVHTPKEGLRDAIKQLTDGKGPDVIYDPVGGDFAEPAFRSIAWRGRYLVVGFASGPIPALPLNLTLLKGASIVGVFWGDFARREPKANAEMMQALAVMYAKGQVKPVIDQTLPMNELHKAYAIMGSRSVKGKLVMVNTPT from the coding sequence ATGCACGCCTGGCTTTGTGAAAACCCCGTGGGCGTTGACGCCCTGACCTGGAAAGAACTGCCCACGCCCGAGCCCAAGGCGGGCGAGGTGCTGATCGAGATCCAGGCCGCCAGCCTGAACTTTCCCGACCTGCTCATCGTGCAGAACAAGTACCAGATGAAGCCTCCCCTGCCCTTTGTGCCGGGCTCCGAATACGCCGGCGTCGTGCGCGCCGTGGGCGAAGGCGTGAAACACCTGCAGGTGGGCCAGAGCGTGGCCTGCCTGAGCGGCACCGGTGGTTTCGGCACGCACACCATCGCACCGGCGGCCTTGTGCATGCCGCTGCCGGCCGGTTTCCCGGCGGTGGACGCCGCCGCCTTCATCATGATCTACGCCACCTCGTGGCACGCGCTCATGGACCGCGCCGCGCTCAAGGCCGGCGAGACCGTGCTGATCCTCGGCGCGGCCGGCGGCGTGGGCACGGCGGCCATCCAGATCGCCAAGGCTGCGGGTGCGCGCGTGATCGCGGCGGCATCGAGTGACGAGAAGTGCGATCTCTGCAAACAGCTCGGCGCGGATGCCACCATCAACTACAGCGTGCACACGCCCAAGGAAGGTTTGCGCGACGCCATCAAACAACTCACCGACGGCAAGGGCCCCGACGTGATCTACGACCCGGTCGGCGGCGATTTCGCCGAGCCCGCGTTCCGCTCCATCGCCTGGCGCGGCCGCTACCTGGTGGTCGGTTTTGCCAGCGGCCCCATTCCGGCGCTGCCGCTGAACCTCACCCTGCTCAAGGGCGCGAGCATCGTGGGTGTGTTCTGGGGCGACTTCGCGCGCCGCGAGCCCAAGGCCAACGCCGAGATGATGCAGGCCCTGGCCGTGATGTACGCCAAGGGCCAGGTCAAACCGGTGATCGACCAGACCCTGCCCATGAACGAGCTGCACAAGGCCTACGCCATCATGGGTTCGCGCTCGGTCAAGGGTAAGCTCGTGATGGTCAACACCCCCACCTGA